Proteins from a genomic interval of Symmachiella macrocystis:
- a CDS encoding M90 family metallopeptidase, which translates to MLLIGSWWRNRRRRKLCAEPFPDVWEELLHRNAAFFSKLTPPQQAKLRDDLRVFIAEKDWEGCNGLKMSDEIQVTIAANACLLALELPEGMFDRVRTILVYPGDYVVPDRSVGPDGVVREGPSARHGEAWLRGPVILSWTNALEGGQNARDGRNVVFHEFAHQLDMLDGVVDGMPPLAGKAQQQRWQQITRQAQAELHHDLRHGRPTLLDPYAATNAQEFFAVATECFFERSKAMRKRQPELYGLLSDYYRQDPAGRSVHG; encoded by the coding sequence ATGTTGCTCATTGGATCTTGGTGGCGAAATCGACGTCGCCGCAAACTGTGTGCGGAACCGTTCCCGGACGTGTGGGAAGAACTCCTGCACCGCAATGCCGCGTTTTTCTCAAAACTCACGCCGCCGCAACAAGCGAAATTGCGCGACGACTTGCGGGTGTTTATTGCCGAGAAGGATTGGGAAGGCTGCAATGGCTTGAAGATGTCCGACGAGATCCAAGTCACCATCGCCGCCAATGCCTGCTTGTTGGCGCTGGAGCTGCCCGAGGGAATGTTCGACCGGGTGCGGACAATTTTGGTCTACCCCGGCGATTACGTGGTCCCCGATCGTTCCGTCGGCCCCGACGGCGTGGTCCGAGAAGGGCCCTCGGCGCGGCATGGGGAAGCTTGGTTGCGGGGTCCGGTAATTTTGTCCTGGACCAATGCTCTAGAAGGGGGACAAAACGCACGGGACGGACGCAACGTGGTGTTTCACGAATTCGCGCACCAGTTGGACATGCTAGACGGCGTCGTCGACGGCATGCCGCCACTGGCCGGCAAAGCCCAACAACAGCGGTGGCAGCAGATCACCCGACAAGCCCAAGCAGAGTTACACCACGACCTACGCCACGGCCGGCCGACGTTGTTGGATCCGTATGCGGCGACAAATGCCCAGGAGTTTTTTGCCGTAGCGACGGAGTGTTTCTTTGAACGCTCGAAGGCGATGCGGAAACGGCAACCGGA